Proteins co-encoded in one Papaver somniferum cultivar HN1 chromosome 5, ASM357369v1, whole genome shotgun sequence genomic window:
- the LOC113283143 gene encoding beta-fructofuranosidase, soluble isoenzyme I-like, translated as MDYIDAFGKFENLSEETYSSSHSYTSLPASDETRIVGGNLLKPKKKGLIVVLSAVMSLALFGVVLLGKSRTTTSSSPLVVDETIVSRGVTEGVSEKAFLQFYGDGDTDGKIISYPWTNYMLSWQRTAYHFQPEKNWMNDPDGPLFYKGWYHLFYQYNPYGEIWGNIVWGHAVSRDLIHWLYLPEAMVPDHWYDSNGVWTGSATLLPDGSIVMIYTGSTNESVQVQNVAFPVNLSDPLLIKWVKYSGNPILYPPPGIGLKDFRDPTTAWYTPKKKWRITVGSKLGTTGTSLVYETVDFLNYTLLDKVLHKVPDTGMWECVDFYPVSMTGDNGLDTSVNGPGVKHVLKASLDDIKKDYYALGSYDVVSDVWTPDDAEMDVGIGLRYDYGKFYASKTFYDQKKKRRILWGWIGETDSEHTDIEKGWASVQAIPRTVLFDGRTTTNLLQWPVEELESLRLNSLEFNNIDIQTGSLVPLDVGTATQLDITAEFEINEKSLDGMTEEADVGYNCTTSGGAAGRGRLGPFGLLVLADKTQSEQTAVYFYVAKDIYGDLKTFFCTDESRSSEANDVGKQVYGSIVPVLDGDKLSMRILVDHSIVESFAQGGQTCITARVYPTKAIYDAARLFLFNNATKINIKATSIKIWQMDSAFIRQY; from the exons ATGGACTACATCGACGCATTTGGGAAGTTTGAAAATCTTAGTGAAGAAACATACTCATCTTCTCATTCCTACACTTCTCTACCAGCTAGTGATGAAACAAGAATTGTTGGAGGAAATCTCTTGAAACCCAAGAAAAAGGGTCTCATAGTTGTTTTATCCGCTGTTATGTCATTAGCATTATTCGGTGTAGTTTTACTCGGGAAATCGagaacaacaacatcttcatcgccACTAGTTGTCGATGAAACAATAGTAAGCAGAGGAGTGACAGAAGGAGTGTCCGAAAAAGCGTTCCTACAGTTTTATGGAGATGGTGATACAGATGGGAAGATTATTTCGTATCCATGGACAAACTATATGTTATCCTGGCAAAGAACAGCTTATCATTTTCAACCAGAGAAAAACTGGATGAACG ATCCTGATG GTCCATTGTTCTACAAGGGGTGGTACCATCTATTTTATCAATACAATCCATATGGAGAAATTTGGGGAAACATTGTCTGGGGCCATGCTGTATCACGAGACCTGATTCACTGGTTATATCTCCCAGAAGCTATGGTTCCTGATCACTGGTATGACAGTAATGGTGTCTGGACCGGCTCAGCGACTCTTCTACCTGATGGTTCCATTGTCATGATTTACACAGGATCAACAAATGAATCCGTTCAAGTCCAAAATGTTGCATTTCCTGTTAACTTATCTGACCCACTTCTCATCAAGTGGGTCAAATACTCAGGTAATCCGATTCTGTACCCGCCGCCAGGTATCGGACTAAAAGACTTTCGTGATCCCACCACAGCGTGGTACACACCAAAAAAGAAGTGGAGGATAACAGTTGGTTCGAAACTCGGTACTACAGGGACTTCTCTAGTATATGAAACTGTAGACTTCCTTAACTATACATTGTTAGATAAAGTTTTACATAAAGTTCCGGACACCGGAATGTGGGAATGCGTCGACTTTTATCCAGTGTCAATGACCGGAGATAATGGGCTCGACACCTCCGTAAACGGACCTGGAGTCAAGCATGTATTGAAAGCTAGTTTGGATGATATTAAAAAAGATTATTATGCATTGGGAAGTTATGATGTCGTCAGTGATGTTTGGACACCAGATGATGCTGAGATGGATGTGGGGATTGGACTTCGTTATGACTACGGGAAGTTCTATGCGTCAAAAACATTTTATGAccagaaaaagaagagaagaatatTATGGGGCTGGATTGGTGAGactgatagtgaacatactgaTATTGAGAAGGGTTGGGCATCAGTTCAG GCTATTCCAAGAACGGTGTTGTTTGATGGCAGAACCACGACCAATTTACTTCAATGGCCAGTTGAAGAGCTGGAAAGTTTAAGATTGAACAGTTTAGAGTTTAACAATATTGACATCCAAACTGGGTCACTGGTACCTCTAGATGTTGGCACTGCTACGCAG CTAGACATAACAGCGGAATTTGAGATAAATGAGAAATCTTTAGATGGAATGACGGAAGAAGCTGACGTAGGGTATAATTGCACCACCAGTGGGGGTGCTGCCGGAAGAGGCAGATTGGGTCCATTTGGGCTATTGGTTCTTGCAGATAAGACTCAATCCGAACAAACGGCTGTGTATTTTTATGTTGCGAAGGATATATATGGAGACCTCAAGACTTTCTTCTGCACCGACGAATCTAG GTCTTCAGAGGCTAATGACGTAGGTAAACAAGTTTATGGGAGCATAGTTCCTGTACTCGATGGAGATAAATTATCTATGAGAATACTG GTCGATCACTCTATAGTAGAATCATTTGCTCAAGGTGGACAAACATGTATAACTGCTCGCGTGTATCCCACAAAAGCTATTTATGACGCAGCTCGATTGTTCCTCTTCAACAATGCTACAAAAATAAATATCAAGGCCACTTCAATCAAGATATGGCAAATGGATTCTGCATTCATTCGCCAATACTAA
- the LOC113277960 gene encoding L-ascorbate oxidase homolog — MGEVMILKLLAGVLAMVCMSNMVLQVKAEDPYRYFTWKVTYGTIKPLGVPQEAILINGKFPGPRIEAVTNDNIIVNVFNELDEPFLITWNGIKNRKSPWQDGVLGTNCPILPHTNFTYKMQVKDQFGTFTYFPSTKMHKASGGFGAFNIYTRPHIPLPYDPPAGDYTLLVGDWYTAGHKALAETLDAGKSLGLPNGILINGKQKGPKFVGEPGKTYMMRISNVGLSTSINFRIQNHKMRLVEIEGTHVVQESYDSLDIHVGQSVTVLITCNQKPKDYYIVASSRFTIPVLKTTARLRYANTKIKASGALPIGPTTHVHWSLKQARTFRWNLTASAARPNPQGTYHYGNIKTVRTLVLENSEALIDGKVRYAVNGISYVNPDTPLKLADWFNIPGVFELDSIPDMPTPGTPAKMGTPVIGTLLHDFVEIIFQNPEGTIQSWHIDGTDFWLVGMGPKTWIPEYRKFYNLVDATTRYTVQVYPYSWSSILVPLDNKGMWNLRSANWPRRYLGQELYVRVWNDEKSLYTESDPPLNAILCGKAKGVHLG, encoded by the exons ATGGGAGAAGTTATGATACTGAAGCTGTTAGCTGGAGTACTAGCAATGGTTTGCATGAGTAATATGGTATTGCAGGTGAAAGCAGAAGACCCATACAGATATTTTACATGGAAGGTCACTTATGGTACAATAAAGCCTCTTGGGGTTCCACAGGag GCAATCCTAATCAATGGGAAATTTCCTGGTCCAAGAATTGAAGCTGTAACTAACGATAACATCATTGTCAATGTCTTTAACGAATTAGACGAACCATTCCTCATTACATG GAATGGAATCAAGAACAGAAAATCTCCATGGCAAGATGGAGTTCTCGGAACCAACTGTCCGATACTTCCACACACAAACTTTACATACAAGATGCAAGTGAAGGATCAATTTGGAACTTTTACTTACTTCCCTTCGACCAAAATGCACAAAGCTTCTGGTGGATTTGGTGCATTCAATATTTATACTAGACCCCATATTCCCCTCCCATATGATCCCCCAGCAGGAGATTATACTTTGCTGGTTGGTGACTGGTACACGGCTGGCCATAAG GCACTGGCGGAAACCTTGGACGCGGGCAAATCTCTAGGTCTGCCTAATGGTATACTAATTAACGGGAAACAAAAGGGTCCTAAATTTGTTGGAGAGCCAG ggaaaacatatatgatgaggaTATCAAATGTTGGTTTATCGACATCAATCAACTTTAGGATCCAAAATCACAAAATGAGACTAGTTGAGATTGAAGGAACTCATGTGGTTCAAGAATCATACGACTCTCTTGATATACACGTCGGTCAATCTGTTACTGTTCTTATTACCTGCAATCAGAAACCAAAAGATTATTATATTGTTGCTTCATCTAGATTTACGATTCCTGTTCTTAAAACAACTGCCCGCCTCCGTTACGCCAATACTAAGATTAAAGCTTCCGGTGCTTTGCCAATCGGCCCAACTACCCATGTTCACTGGTCACTGAAACAAGCAAGAACATTCAG ATGGAATTTGACTGCAAGTGCAGCGAGACCTAATCCACAAGGAACATACCATTACGGTAACATAAAAACTGTTAGAACACTAGTTCTGGAGAACAGTGAAGCTCTGATTGACGGCAAAGTACGGTACGCTGTTAACGGGATCTCCTACGTGAACCCCGACACTCCTTTGAAGCTTGCAGATTGGTTCAATATTCCAGGAGTATTCGAACTTGACTCCATCCCAGATATGCCTACTCCCGGTACACCAGCTAAAATGGGAACCCCTGTCATTGGAACCCTTCTCCATGATTTCGTCGAAATAATCTTCCAGAACCCTGAGGGTACCATTCAATCTTGGCATATCGACGGGACTGACTTCTGGCTTGTTGG GATGGGACCAAAGACATGGATACCAGAATATAGGAAATTTTACAACTTGGTTGACGCAACCACAAGATACACAGTGCAAGTATACCCGTATTCATGGAGTTCTATTCTTGTACCACTAgacaacaaaggtatgtggaatTTAAGGTCCGCAAACTGGCCAAGACGGTACCTCGGACAAGAATTGTATGTCAGGGTCTGGAATGACGAAAAGAGTCTGTATACCGAGTCTGACCCACCACTGAATGCAATCCTCTGCGGCAAAGCCAAGGGAGTCCACCTCGGATGA